The following coding sequences are from one Parabacteroides pacaensis window:
- a CDS encoding HAMP domain-containing sensor histidine kinase: MKIKTKLLLGMSILFALIIMLGTVSVKYVYSLSHATENILAANYKSLDYAKRMLIALDALDIDPGAMKVFEDNLALQKKNVTEVDEGDATTKLVRYFRTAKANPSPENIRQVRIVLTDIMSLNMASIVRKSETADAMASRAILWLSILAGIAIAIALILTIYIPLSIARPIKQLVDGIMEISNRNYDKRLTFSSSQEFSEVAHSFNDMAERLSEFRQSTLADILRAKKYIEAVVNSITEPIIGLDEHHIVLFANDAALSILNLKRENIVGKSAAELGLKNDLLRRLVRELIQPGETHEPLKIYADNKESYFQAKYIQMYSKPAGETDNPYIGDVILLKNITEFKELDSAKTTFISTISHELKTPIAAIMMSLKLLEDNRVGPLNEEQHTLSQSIKENSDRLLDITGELLKMSQVEAGKLQLNPKITKPIELIEYAIKANQVQADRFNCHIEVEYPEKISKLFVDSEKIAWVVTNLLSNAVRYTPENGRVIIGARQMENAVEIYVKDFGKGIDPRYQQSIFDRYFRVPGTKVQGSGLGLAISKDFVEAHGGTIRVESEVGKGSTFVIRFTVR, from the coding sequence ATGAAGATAAAGACAAAACTTCTTTTAGGAATGAGCATTCTCTTTGCTCTGATCATTATGCTGGGGACGGTATCCGTAAAATATGTTTATAGCCTTTCCCATGCCACTGAAAACATCCTTGCCGCAAACTATAAATCGCTCGATTATGCCAAGCGTATGCTTATCGCATTGGATGCGTTAGACATCGATCCCGGAGCTATGAAAGTCTTTGAAGACAACCTTGCGCTCCAGAAAAAAAATGTTACGGAAGTAGACGAAGGAGATGCCACTACCAAACTGGTACGTTACTTCCGGACTGCAAAGGCTAACCCTTCACCGGAAAATATCCGGCAGGTGCGTATTGTCCTTACAGATATCATGTCGCTCAACATGGCTTCCATCGTCCGTAAAAGCGAAACGGCAGACGCAATGGCTTCCCGTGCTATTCTCTGGCTTAGTATCCTGGCCGGCATAGCTATCGCGATCGCTTTGATACTCACCATCTATATTCCCCTTTCCATTGCCCGGCCCATCAAGCAGTTGGTGGACGGAATTATGGAAATATCCAACCGGAACTACGATAAACGGCTTACTTTTTCCTCTTCGCAGGAATTTTCCGAAGTAGCCCATTCTTTTAACGACATGGCGGAAAGGCTTTCCGAATTCCGGCAAAGTACGCTTGCCGACATTCTCCGGGCTAAAAAATACATCGAAGCCGTGGTAAACAGCATTACCGAGCCCATCATCGGCCTCGATGAACATCATATCGTCCTCTTCGCCAACGATGCGGCCCTGTCCATATTGAACCTGAAACGCGAAAACATAGTGGGCAAATCGGCAGCCGAACTGGGCCTGAAAAACGACCTGTTGCGCCGGCTGGTCCGTGAACTTATTCAACCCGGCGAAACCCACGAACCGCTTAAGATTTATGCAGATAACAAAGAAAGCTATTTCCAGGCCAAGTATATTCAAATGTATTCCAAACCTGCCGGCGAAACGGACAATCCTTATATAGGAGACGTGATTCTCTTGAAAAACATTACCGAATTTAAAGAACTCGATTCGGCGAAGACAACTTTCATTTCTACGATTTCCCACGAACTTAAGACCCCTATCGCTGCCATTATGATGAGCCTGAAGCTTCTGGAAGATAATAGGGTAGGGCCTTTGAACGAAGAACAACATACACTCTCGCAAAGCATCAAAGAAAATAGCGACCGTTTGCTCGATATTACCGGCGAGCTTCTGAAAATGAGCCAGGTGGAAGCAGGCAAACTGCAACTGAATCCTAAAATAACAAAACCTATCGAACTGATAGAATATGCTATTAAAGCAAATCAAGTCCAGGCCGACCGTTTTAACTGCCATATTGAAGTAGAGTATCCTGAAAAGATATCCAAACTCTTCGTAGACAGTGAGAAGATTGCCTGGGTTGTGACCAACCTGTTGAGTAATGCCGTTCGCTATACTCCCGAAAATGGTCGCGTGATTATCGGTGCCCGACAAATGGAGAATGCAGTTGAAATATATGTTAAAGATTTTGGGAAAGGCATTGACCCCCGTTATCAGCAAAGTATCTTTGACCGTTATTTCCGTGTTCCGGGAACCAAAGTGCAAGGTAGCGGTCTGGGCCTCGCTATTTCCAAAGATTTTGTAGAGGCACATGGTGGTACGATTCGGGTGGAAAGCGAGGTAGGGAAAGGAAGTACCTTTGTCATTCGCTTTACCGTACGGTAA
- a CDS encoding histidine kinase, protein MERKQSVQHFLDLLKKSRRGNFKIYIGMIAGVGKTYRMLQEAHALLESGIDVQIGYVETHGRVETEALLPGLPLIPRRKIFYKGKEIEEMDLQAIIAIHPEVVIVDELAHTNVEGSTNEKRWQDVMQLLEEGISVITAVNIQHLEGLNEEIQDIAGIEVRERIPDSVLEQADEVVNIDLTAEELLNRLKAGKIYKPEKIQLALSNFFKAENILQLRELALKEVALRVEKKVENEVTENVGIRHERFLACISSNEKTPRRLIRKVARLATRYNSKFAVLYVQTPRESIERIPLANQRYLINHFKLTTDLGGEVIQVQSPDIVGSIIKVCEERQFSTVCIGKPSLHFFALLCSGLRYRKLLDNLSRLGVELIILS, encoded by the coding sequence ATGGAGAGAAAACAAAGCGTACAACACTTTCTAGACCTCTTGAAGAAATCCAGAAGAGGCAACTTCAAAATCTACATCGGCATGATCGCCGGTGTAGGTAAAACCTATCGCATGCTCCAGGAAGCACATGCCTTGCTAGAGAGTGGTATCGATGTGCAAATAGGATATGTGGAAACCCACGGTCGGGTGGAAACCGAAGCCCTGTTACCGGGTCTGCCCCTCATTCCCCGCCGTAAGATATTTTATAAAGGAAAAGAAATAGAAGAGATGGACCTCCAAGCCATCATTGCCATCCATCCTGAAGTGGTAATCGTAGACGAACTGGCCCACACCAATGTGGAAGGAAGCACGAACGAAAAACGCTGGCAGGACGTGATGCAGCTTTTAGAGGAAGGAATCAGTGTAATCACTGCCGTCAATATTCAGCATCTCGAAGGATTAAACGAAGAAATTCAAGACATCGCCGGCATTGAAGTCCGCGAACGCATCCCCGACAGTGTACTGGAACAAGCCGATGAAGTGGTAAACATCGACCTGACTGCCGAAGAATTGCTCAACCGCCTCAAAGCCGGCAAAATATACAAACCCGAAAAGATACAGCTCGCCCTTTCCAACTTCTTTAAAGCGGAAAACATCCTGCAACTCCGCGAACTGGCACTGAAAGAAGTCGCCCTCCGCGTAGAAAAGAAAGTGGAAAACGAAGTCACCGAAAACGTAGGCATACGTCACGAACGTTTTCTGGCGTGTATCAGCAGCAACGAAAAAACACCCCGCCGGCTGATCCGCAAAGTAGCGCGGCTGGCAACCAGATATAACAGTAAGTTTGCCGTGCTGTACGTGCAAACCCCACGCGAAAGCATAGAACGTATCCCGCTGGCTAACCAACGGTATCTGATCAATCATTTTAAACTCACCACCGATCTGGGAGGAGAAGTAATCCAGGTGCAATCGCCCGACATTGTAGGAAGCATTATCAAAGTATGCGAAGAACGCCAATTTAGTACCGTTTGCATCGGTAAGCCTTCCTTGCACTTTTTCGCGCTCTTGTGCAGTGGCCTCCGGTATCGCAAATTGCTCGATAACCTTTCCCGGCTGGGAGTGGAATTAATAATCTTGTCGTGA